A genomic window from Bdellovibrio sp. SKB1291214 includes:
- a CDS encoding response regulator transcription factor — translation MRILVVEDQAKMANFLKKGLNEVGYAVDIAESGTAAESYMAQGDYDLVILDVMLPDQNGIDTARHLRRDGYAGPILMVTALSTTKDKVNGLDAGADDYLTKPYSFDELHARVRALLRRKASNTGGAAITNVLKYADLELDLLQRKVRRSGQDISLTTKEFALLEYFMRNPERPLGRVSIAEHVWDIHFDSESNVIDVYINLLRKKIDAPFNKRLIHTVVGTGYVLKESP, via the coding sequence ATGCGGATACTTGTCGTTGAAGATCAAGCAAAGATGGCAAACTTCTTAAAGAAGGGCCTAAATGAAGTCGGTTATGCAGTTGATATCGCAGAAAGCGGTACGGCGGCAGAATCTTACATGGCTCAAGGCGATTACGACCTTGTGATCTTAGACGTGATGCTGCCGGATCAAAACGGCATCGATACAGCAAGACATCTGCGCCGTGACGGTTATGCTGGCCCCATCTTGATGGTGACGGCGCTTTCAACGACCAAAGATAAAGTAAATGGTTTGGATGCGGGTGCAGATGATTATCTGACAAAGCCCTACTCCTTTGATGAACTTCACGCACGCGTTCGTGCCCTGCTACGTCGCAAAGCCAGCAATACCGGCGGGGCTGCGATCACCAATGTTTTAAAATATGCCGATCTTGAGTTGGATCTTTTGCAACGGAAAGTGCGCAGATCTGGCCAAGACATTTCACTGACAACTAAGGAATTTGCGCTTCTTGAATACTTCATGCGCAATCCTGAGCGTCCGTTGGGCCGCGTTTCTATCGCTGAACATGTCTGGGATATTCACTTTGATTCCGAATCGAATGTGATCGATGTGTACATCAATCTTTTGCGTAAAAAGATCGATGCACCCTTCAACAAAAGACTCATTCACACTGTGGTAGGGACTGGCTATGTTCTTAAAGAGTCTCCGTAG
- a CDS encoding HAMP domain-containing sensor histidine kinase: protein MFLKSLRSFFGKLSIRVRLSLFFVVFFGATTILFNMFIFKMSIDNLQQDFDDALFNYSVDVSEGVEIGVKGDLNFPPLRLDHGKILPFPLGTALIQVRHSSGAVLARVGNFGEFNPPYKKDFDRIWAGEEATYRTIEHIHNIPSAEADSYRLISFPLDNAAKPQLLLQIAVPMTLLETQISKRLTLLEIGIPVVLLIAMLGGLFLSARALAPVNHMIDIAKKIKVSELSSRVPIPPADDEIKKLAMTLNEMLDRIEQAFQSQERFVADASHQLLTPLTIMRQEMELLKKQDKIDVDQYTKSALQEVDNLVNIVQEMLLLARADAGLGALNLQEISLEELVFEALTRCEKLASSKGIKLKFNINNESKADRKSVRGDKDLLENLVFNVIENAIKYSPNSETVTITLVWKDETSLLLVEDNGPGIPEEKLPYIFERFSRGSSVENRVKGFGLGLAIAQKIANLHEAKLSAGNRSGNGAIFSFEIKNI, encoded by the coding sequence ATGTTCTTAAAGAGTCTCCGTAGTTTTTTCGGAAAACTAAGCATTCGTGTTCGCCTGTCGTTATTCTTTGTGGTGTTCTTTGGCGCCACGACGATCTTGTTCAATATGTTCATCTTTAAGATGTCCATCGACAACCTTCAGCAAGATTTCGACGATGCCCTTTTCAATTATTCTGTCGACGTTTCCGAAGGAGTGGAGATCGGTGTTAAGGGTGACTTAAACTTTCCTCCCCTGCGCTTGGATCACGGTAAAATTTTGCCGTTTCCCTTAGGAACAGCTTTGATTCAAGTTCGCCACAGTTCCGGTGCAGTCCTTGCCCGTGTAGGAAATTTCGGCGAGTTCAACCCACCCTATAAAAAAGATTTTGATCGAATCTGGGCTGGTGAAGAAGCGACCTATCGAACGATCGAGCATATTCACAATATCCCCTCTGCCGAGGCCGATTCCTATCGTCTGATTTCTTTTCCTTTGGATAATGCGGCGAAACCTCAACTCCTGTTGCAGATCGCAGTGCCAATGACGTTGCTTGAGACACAGATTTCAAAACGTTTGACGCTGCTAGAAATCGGCATTCCGGTGGTATTATTGATCGCTATGCTGGGGGGATTGTTTTTATCAGCACGAGCCCTGGCACCCGTAAATCACATGATCGACATCGCTAAAAAAATCAAAGTGAGCGAACTTTCCAGTCGCGTTCCGATTCCTCCCGCTGATGATGAAATTAAAAAATTGGCCATGACTTTAAATGAAATGCTGGATCGTATCGAACAGGCCTTTCAATCTCAGGAACGGTTTGTGGCTGATGCTTCTCACCAACTTTTGACGCCTCTTACGATCATGCGCCAAGAAATGGAGCTTTTGAAAAAGCAAGATAAGATCGACGTTGATCAATACACGAAGAGTGCTTTGCAAGAGGTCGACAACCTGGTCAACATTGTCCAAGAAATGCTGCTGCTAGCGCGAGCGGATGCAGGGCTTGGCGCCTTGAATTTGCAAGAAATCTCTTTAGAAGAGTTGGTTTTTGAAGCCCTCACCCGTTGCGAGAAGCTTGCAAGTTCAAAGGGCATTAAGCTTAAATTCAACATCAACAACGAATCAAAAGCAGATCGCAAATCTGTGCGTGGCGATAAAGATCTATTAGAGAATCTAGTTTTCAACGTCATCGAAAATGCCATCAAGTACTCTCCAAACAGTGAAACAGTGACAATCACCTTGGTGTGGAAAGATGAAACCAGTCTGTTGCTCGTGGAAGATAATGGTCCAGGCATTCCGGAAGAGAAGCTTCCGTATATCTTCGAAAGATTTTCTCGCGGCTCTTCTGTTGAAAACCGCGTGAAGGGCTTCGGCCTTGGTCTAGCTATCGCTCAGAAGATTGCGAATCTTCACGAAGCAAAACTCAGCGCAGGCAATCGCTCAGGGAACGGTGCGATATTTTCGTTTGAAATTAAAAACATTTAA
- a CDS encoding putative Na+/H+ antiporter, with product MAYTTLELLGTIFFAIAVVHTFMVGKILHWSHQFPKNSMIAGFLHLLGEIEAVFAIWASLFMVCYIAMEGWTPAITYQNSLDFTEPFFIFAIMVICSTRPIITVARQSILAISSGVQKVFKTPAVTTDLAVVLILGPLSGSFITEPAAMTVTAFMLNAMLQKETNKLIYALIAVLFVNVSIGGALTPFAAPPILMVASKWGWDFAFVATHLGWKAAIAVIINAIGLILIFRKDLQKGCITLREVETRMSGAQAAIPWQVILIHLLFLAGIVVTGHHRNAFLGIFLLFLGVASVTIRYQDSLRLKESLLVSLFLGGIIQFGAFQKWWLAPLLSKMNDAVLFKGATLLTAITDNAALTYLGSQVDLSDSSKYALVAGALAGGGLTIIANAPNAAGYSVLSHKFPGGIKPLNLLIAALAPTAIAIICLWLL from the coding sequence ATGGCTTATACAACTTTAGAATTACTCGGCACCATCTTTTTTGCGATCGCAGTCGTCCACACTTTTATGGTGGGGAAAATCTTGCACTGGTCCCATCAGTTTCCTAAAAACTCCATGATCGCAGGTTTCTTGCATCTCTTAGGGGAAATCGAAGCGGTTTTTGCAATTTGGGCCAGCTTATTCATGGTTTGTTATATCGCCATGGAGGGATGGACTCCCGCAATTACTTATCAAAACTCCCTTGATTTTACGGAACCGTTCTTCATTTTTGCAATTATGGTGATTTGTTCCACTCGTCCCATTATCACGGTGGCTCGTCAGTCTATCTTAGCGATCAGCAGTGGCGTCCAAAAAGTTTTTAAAACTCCCGCGGTGACAACAGATCTTGCTGTGGTTTTGATTTTAGGTCCGTTGTCTGGAAGTTTTATCACCGAGCCAGCTGCGATGACTGTCACCGCCTTCATGTTGAATGCAATGTTGCAGAAAGAAACGAACAAATTAATTTATGCATTAATCGCAGTTCTTTTCGTGAATGTTTCTATCGGGGGTGCACTGACTCCCTTTGCGGCCCCTCCAATCTTGATGGTTGCCTCTAAATGGGGATGGGATTTTGCTTTTGTTGCGACCCATTTGGGTTGGAAAGCGGCGATTGCAGTCATCATTAATGCCATCGGTTTGATTTTGATTTTCCGAAAAGATCTGCAAAAAGGCTGCATCACTTTAAGAGAAGTCGAAACCAGAATGTCAGGAGCCCAGGCGGCAATTCCTTGGCAGGTAATTTTAATTCATTTGTTGTTCTTAGCGGGAATCGTAGTTACCGGCCATCACCGCAATGCTTTCCTAGGTATTTTCCTTTTATTCCTCGGTGTTGCTTCAGTGACAATTCGTTATCAGGATTCTTTGCGTTTGAAGGAAAGCCTTTTGGTTTCATTGTTTTTGGGTGGGATCATCCAGTTCGGTGCTTTCCAAAAATGGTGGTTGGCACCGTTGCTAAGTAAAATGAATGACGCTGTTTTATTTAAGGGCGCCACTCTTTTGACCGCGATCACTGACAATGCAGCACTGACGTACTTGGGTTCACAAGTTGATTTATCCGACTCTAGCAAATATGCCCTGGTGGCGGGAGCCTTGGCCGGGGGCGGTTTAACGATTATCGCTAACGCTCCGAACGCAGCGGGATACTCGGTTCTAAGTCACAAATTCCCCGGCGGAATCAAGCCGTTGAACTTGTTGATTGCAGCCCTCGCACCAACAGCCATAGCCATCATCTGCTTGTGGCTCCTCTAA
- a CDS encoding ADP-ribosylglycohydrolase family protein, with amino-acid sequence MISYQDRVLGMLWGLHAGDSLGAPWEFLPPLPAWNAKTEIVGGGKFNWAPGEATDDTDLMLAVMRSLKSSQEISFDILKSEMLAWLASNPPDIGNTTIKGLQNLKAGMPLRECGFVYNAERAQGNGSIMRVAPLALLNEDAVGTYSTDKTLGLREIIITQAKMTHGHQLCVDTDLIFIPAVKAALAGKSKIDIYEAALVEAAKTNPTIYQRLIQIPSISWENLATSGFCVDTLCAGMWAFLKYDTLEEALISVVNRGDDSDSCGAVAGVLCGAYYGSQAIPKRWVEKLEYRAEIQQLVFGFFRHS; translated from the coding sequence ATGATTTCTTATCAAGACAGAGTTTTAGGAATGTTATGGGGGCTTCACGCAGGGGATTCTCTGGGAGCTCCATGGGAGTTTTTGCCACCTCTTCCTGCGTGGAATGCAAAAACCGAAATCGTTGGCGGTGGAAAATTTAATTGGGCACCCGGGGAGGCGACTGACGACACAGATTTGATGTTGGCAGTGATGCGCTCATTGAAAAGCTCGCAGGAAATTTCCTTTGATATTTTGAAATCAGAAATGTTGGCGTGGTTAGCAAGTAATCCCCCAGACATCGGCAATACAACGATTAAGGGTCTGCAAAATCTGAAAGCAGGAATGCCTCTGCGTGAATGCGGATTTGTGTATAATGCCGAAAGAGCTCAAGGCAATGGTTCGATCATGCGGGTGGCACCTTTGGCATTATTGAACGAAGATGCTGTCGGTACTTACAGCACGGATAAGACTTTGGGCCTTCGTGAGATCATCATCACCCAAGCTAAGATGACCCATGGACATCAACTCTGTGTAGATACGGATTTGATTTTCATTCCTGCGGTGAAAGCTGCACTGGCGGGTAAATCAAAGATAGACATTTATGAAGCTGCACTGGTTGAGGCGGCGAAAACGAATCCGACAATTTATCAAAGGTTAATTCAAATCCCCTCTATTTCTTGGGAAAACCTTGCGACCTCAGGATTCTGCGTTGATACGTTGTGTGCGGGGATGTGGGCGTTCTTAAAGTATGACACTCTCGAAGAAGCTTTGATATCCGTCGTCAATCGAGGTGATGATTCTGATTCTTGTGGCGCTGTCGCGGGTGTTTTGTGCGGAGCTTATTATGGCTCACAGGCCATTCCAAAACGTTGGGTTGAAAAATTAGAGTACCGTGCTGAAATCCAACAGCTTGTTTTCGGTTTTTTTAGACATTCATAA
- a CDS encoding HNH endonuclease family protein, which produces MKKLLVGALVSVCAFNVHARENLLSDVSGNNPRFSEYYTVNSMPSFETAPTTHSVDPVQTLQDIFDAAAPTTEIKAVLISLLHFDHHDEDYGNVGQAYNRKQHFGTWIRPSNDNSCLNTRGLVLVRDSKIPVEMSSGGCTVRSGEWDEPYTGATVTEAADIQIDHFVPLKNAYVSGAHKWSYSKRCLYANFLGNNFHLISTDGHENMTKSDNTPEGYMPPNTAYRCQYLQQWLKVKLIWELGVTPPEKAAVENLIRQNNCNVSQFQYSVAELQAQRQFMADNANLCH; this is translated from the coding sequence ATGAAGAAGCTTCTGGTCGGAGCGCTTGTATCAGTTTGTGCGTTTAATGTACATGCACGGGAAAATCTGCTTTCTGATGTCAGCGGAAACAACCCAAGATTCAGTGAATACTACACTGTTAACAGCATGCCTTCCTTCGAAACGGCCCCGACAACTCATTCCGTAGATCCTGTTCAGACTCTCCAAGATATTTTTGACGCCGCTGCTCCTACAACAGAAATCAAAGCCGTTCTTATTTCACTTTTGCATTTTGACCACCATGACGAAGATTATGGGAATGTGGGGCAGGCCTATAACCGCAAGCAACACTTCGGGACATGGATTCGCCCCAGCAACGATAACTCTTGTTTAAATACCCGTGGTTTAGTTCTGGTTCGAGATTCCAAAATTCCTGTCGAAATGAGCTCAGGCGGTTGCACAGTTCGCAGCGGTGAATGGGATGAACCCTACACAGGTGCCACGGTGACAGAAGCCGCAGATATTCAAATTGATCATTTTGTTCCGCTCAAAAATGCATACGTGAGCGGGGCGCATAAGTGGAGCTACTCGAAGCGTTGCCTTTACGCGAATTTCTTAGGAAATAATTTTCATCTTATTTCAACGGACGGTCATGAAAATATGACTAAGAGTGATAACACACCCGAAGGTTACATGCCGCCGAATACAGCTTACCGTTGCCAGTACTTGCAACAATGGTTGAAAGTAAAATTGATTTGGGAGCTGGGGGTCACTCCACCAGAAAAAGCAGCAGTGGAAAACCTGATCCGTCAAAATAATTGCAACGTTTCACAATTTCAATATTCTGTAGCGGAGCTCCAAGCTCAAAGACAGTTTATGGCTGACAACGCCAACCTTTGCCACTAA
- a CDS encoding Crp/Fnr family transcriptional regulator produces the protein MQLKELLDKAQTLRRFKAGQTIFEAGGEPLGLYKVHDGLIKLDSISATGASHTLRLIGPGGLIGYRALFAGENYYATAIAVEESVLSFVPKNEILALFRDHPEAAMQFLEFLSRDLRLAEAKWTGQMDKDAAARIADALLFLQHHFPQQNWTRKEIAQWAGTTPETVIRTLANFEKEGIIDQSSGRAIQIKNRDLLLSKSEEE, from the coding sequence ATGCAACTTAAAGAACTTTTAGATAAGGCACAGACCCTTCGCCGTTTTAAGGCCGGTCAAACAATCTTCGAAGCCGGCGGCGAGCCACTAGGACTTTACAAAGTTCATGACGGATTAATCAAACTTGATTCAATCTCCGCGACAGGTGCCTCTCATACTTTACGTTTAATCGGCCCCGGCGGTCTGATTGGTTATCGTGCTTTGTTCGCCGGAGAAAATTATTATGCGACAGCAATCGCCGTCGAAGAGTCTGTTTTATCCTTCGTTCCAAAAAATGAAATCCTGGCCCTTTTCCGCGACCACCCCGAAGCTGCCATGCAATTCCTGGAATTTCTTTCAAGAGACTTGCGTTTAGCCGAAGCCAAGTGGACCGGCCAAATGGACAAGGACGCAGCAGCCCGAATCGCCGACGCTCTGCTATTCTTGCAACACCATTTCCCTCAACAAAATTGGACCAGAAAAGAAATTGCCCAATGGGCCGGCACAACTCCAGAAACCGTGATTAGAACCTTAGCCAACTTTGAAAAAGAAGGCATCATCGATCAATCCAGCGGCCGCGCTATTCAAATAAAAAACCGCGACCTTTTGCTTTCCAAATCAGAAGAAGAATGA
- a CDS encoding OmpA family protein → MQSRYTNLLIASAFAAGFIGCAGKPTNVTSIPNSADPAVEISRTEEMVNEARAKQMNVLSPDNFKSAERELEKAKDYQADKKSAEKILERVSYSRAWLQQGENKSDISKKTLGEITDARSGALKAGAPNLYSKEWKKLENRLENVTKDVENGSLTAAEKKGPDLVAAYRQIERDSVAKQHLGRAKSTIDDAQKDKAKDKAPKSLALAEGKYNQTMKLIAQDPRNTAAISRTAEDATREADHLAEVMSKVNAGNSEALVLQNERQQRMITNLRGENKSQEQELAQAGEQLEVAKQQEAELARQQALTQAADKIRRELRPNEAEVFTQDGKVMVRLKGLNFASGKSTLTPKNKALLQRVETALNDVPAAKIEVQGHTDSTGKAETNQRISEERAKSVQRQLIANGASSDKVDAIGLGDERPISNNGTAAGRAQNRRIDLVIEPTIQE, encoded by the coding sequence ATGCAGTCCCGTTACACGAATCTATTGATCGCATCCGCATTCGCCGCCGGATTTATCGGTTGCGCAGGCAAGCCAACAAATGTCACTTCCATTCCGAATTCTGCCGACCCAGCGGTGGAAATTTCACGCACTGAAGAAATGGTCAATGAAGCACGTGCAAAACAAATGAACGTACTTTCACCAGATAATTTCAAAAGCGCGGAAAGAGAATTAGAAAAAGCCAAGGACTATCAGGCTGATAAAAAAAGTGCTGAAAAAATCTTAGAAAGAGTTTCTTACTCTCGCGCGTGGTTGCAACAAGGTGAAAACAAATCAGATATTTCTAAAAAAACCTTGGGTGAAATCACGGATGCTCGCAGTGGTGCTTTGAAAGCTGGAGCTCCGAATCTGTATTCGAAAGAATGGAAAAAATTAGAAAACCGACTTGAAAATGTCACTAAAGACGTCGAAAACGGCAGTCTGACAGCGGCTGAGAAAAAAGGACCCGATTTGGTTGCAGCTTATCGTCAAATCGAACGCGACTCTGTGGCAAAACAACACCTTGGCAGAGCGAAATCTACAATTGACGATGCTCAAAAAGACAAAGCCAAAGATAAAGCTCCAAAGTCATTGGCGCTGGCTGAAGGAAAATACAATCAAACAATGAAATTGATTGCTCAAGACCCCCGCAATACAGCTGCAATATCAAGAACAGCGGAAGATGCAACTCGTGAGGCAGACCATTTGGCAGAAGTGATGTCGAAAGTGAATGCCGGTAACTCGGAAGCGTTAGTTCTACAAAATGAGCGCCAACAACGTATGATCACAAATCTACGAGGCGAAAATAAATCTCAAGAACAAGAATTAGCTCAAGCTGGTGAGCAACTCGAAGTAGCGAAACAACAAGAAGCGGAATTGGCTCGCCAACAAGCTTTGACCCAAGCGGCAGATAAAATCCGCCGTGAACTTCGTCCCAATGAAGCAGAGGTCTTTACTCAAGATGGTAAAGTCATGGTCCGCCTTAAAGGCTTGAACTTTGCCAGCGGTAAATCAACATTGACACCTAAAAATAAAGCCTTGCTGCAAAGAGTGGAAACGGCGTTGAATGACGTTCCTGCCGCAAAAATCGAAGTCCAAGGGCACACGGACTCCACGGGTAAAGCTGAAACAAATCAAAGAATTTCAGAAGAGCGTGCTAAATCCGTTCAACGACAATTGATCGCAAATGGCGCGTCTTCAGACAAAGTTGATGCGATCGGTTTAGGTGACGAGCGCCCTATTAGCAATAATGGAACTGCTGCAGGTCGTGCGCAAAACAGACGTATTGATCTAGTGATTGAACCTACAATTCAGGAGTAA
- a CDS encoding transcriptional regulator yields MAHLPGHAWQDLKKELMEKWHELTENDLDSTRGNTHSILDLIERKVGMKIEEASERFAEIASHYHLYDEPEDEEVSPDNSKDEHVMELTPKKPTARPDVLPKP; encoded by the coding sequence ATGGCACATCTACCGGGACATGCTTGGCAAGACTTGAAGAAAGAGCTCATGGAAAAATGGCATGAGCTTACGGAGAATGATTTGGACAGCACTCGGGGGAATACGCACTCGATCCTAGATCTCATTGAAAGAAAAGTGGGAATGAAAATCGAAGAAGCTAGTGAGCGATTTGCAGAGATTGCGTCCCACTATCATCTTTATGATGAGCCGGAGGACGAAGAAGTTTCTCCAGACAATTCGAAGGATGAACATGTCATGGAGTTGACGCCGAAAAAGCCCACTGCTCGTCCTGACGTTCTTCCAAAGCCTTAG
- a CDS encoding protein-L-isoaspartate O-methyltransferase family protein, whose product MEQYQDLLLKKSLPLSEQVVEAYYRYPRHLFVPEYTIQEAYEDAPLLLFKKGTFVSTISQPSFVMRILDMLQLHPGHKVFELGAGSGWNTALMSYIVGSQGRIVSSEIIPEVADRARGILDQMRITNAKVFTGDGFEGYEQDAPYDRIIFTAGSAEMPEKIFAQLKEDGLMVFVRKEDKKNDMLQLIKKVNGQQQILNSIPCSFVTVNRNAESRLQDGTL is encoded by the coding sequence ATGGAACAGTATCAAGATCTACTACTGAAAAAATCTCTGCCTCTGTCGGAACAAGTGGTGGAGGCATACTATCGTTATCCACGCCACCTTTTCGTTCCAGAATATACAATTCAGGAGGCTTATGAAGATGCCCCTTTATTGTTATTTAAGAAGGGCACCTTTGTATCGACCATCTCTCAACCAAGTTTTGTGATGCGCATCTTAGATATGCTACAGCTACATCCTGGACATAAAGTTTTCGAACTGGGAGCAGGCTCGGGTTGGAACACCGCTTTGATGTCTTATATTGTCGGCTCTCAGGGGCGAATTGTCAGTTCTGAAATTATTCCTGAGGTCGCAGATCGAGCGCGCGGTATTTTAGATCAAATGCGTATTACGAATGCAAAAGTTTTTACTGGTGATGGATTTGAGGGATATGAACAAGATGCTCCCTATGACCGAATTATTTTTACAGCGGGTTCGGCGGAAATGCCGGAAAAGATTTTTGCTCAGCTTAAGGAAGATGGTTTGATGGTCTTTGTTCGTAAGGAAGACAAAAAAAACGATATGCTTCAGCTCATTAAAAAGGTGAATGGGCAACAGCAAATCCTAAATTCGATTCCGTGTTCCTTCGTGACAGTGAACAGAAATGCAGAGTCCCGCCTACAAGACGGGACTCTCTAA
- a CDS encoding LysR family transcriptional regulator: MTLTQLEYILAVGDTGSFSQAALQCHVTQPTLSMQIQKLEDELNVILFDRTKQPVRPTQIGELVLKQARVVIQESQHIREIIDDSKGAISGTLRIGIIPTLAPYLLPLFLNKFMKKYANVHLVIDELETQPIVDKIRNNSLDLGIAVTPIDDINISQKALFYEPFVAYFSPGHTLLQKKHVDESDLSLNEMLLLSEEHCFREQSLGLCRSKKNLNSSSNFSFEGGSLETLKKLVDQGDGFTLLPLLATEDVQDKKRLKPFSAPVPTREVSILHGPHYQRKALLKAFTDTILQSLPKEMPLTRTKSQFIKVDNPLGHRT, encoded by the coding sequence ATGACGCTCACTCAACTTGAATATATTTTGGCCGTTGGAGACACGGGAAGTTTTAGCCAGGCGGCTCTCCAGTGTCACGTTACACAACCTACACTAAGTATGCAGATTCAAAAGCTTGAGGATGAACTCAACGTCATTTTGTTTGACCGCACCAAGCAGCCCGTTCGTCCCACGCAGATTGGTGAACTTGTTTTGAAACAAGCGCGCGTCGTTATTCAAGAATCGCAACATATTCGCGAAATCATCGACGATTCGAAAGGCGCGATCAGCGGAACACTTCGTATTGGTATTATTCCAACACTGGCTCCCTATCTTTTGCCTCTTTTTCTTAACAAGTTTATGAAAAAGTACGCGAATGTCCATTTAGTGATCGATGAGCTTGAGACACAACCCATCGTTGATAAAATTCGCAACAACTCTTTGGACTTAGGAATCGCCGTCACTCCCATAGATGATATTAATATTTCGCAGAAAGCTTTGTTCTATGAACCCTTCGTCGCTTACTTTTCACCCGGTCACACTTTGTTACAAAAAAAACATGTCGACGAGTCGGATCTGTCCTTAAATGAAATGTTATTACTCAGCGAGGAACATTGTTTTCGCGAACAAAGTTTAGGGTTGTGCAGAAGCAAAAAGAATTTAAATAGTTCTTCAAACTTTTCTTTCGAAGGCGGAAGTTTAGAGACATTAAAAAAACTAGTGGACCAAGGTGATGGATTCACCCTGCTGCCGTTGTTAGCGACCGAGGACGTGCAAGACAAGAAGCGCCTAAAACCTTTTTCAGCACCTGTGCCCACGAGGGAGGTCAGCATTCTGCACGGTCCCCATTATCAGCGCAAGGCACTGCTGAAAGCCTTCACTGACACCATTCTACAGTCACTCCCTAAAGAGATGCCCCTGACCAGAACGAAGTCTCAATTTATTAAAGTCGACAATCCCCTGGGACATAGGACATAA
- a CDS encoding Dps family protein, producing the protein MKYSAQPSKDSSTSSVHNISKASAKSQQTAASTGTIEDMKKTLADEYFLQLKTQNFHWNVEGPLFFSLHKLFEEQYEEIAEYVDKSAEILRALKSPAPGSLQAFKKLSDVEECTEEKLSSTKMIDILTADHTTLAELYKARLETAENEEETSAVTLYEDLITFHEKAAWMIRSHLS; encoded by the coding sequence ATGAAATATTCAGCACAACCATCAAAAGACAGCTCAACTTCGTCTGTACACAACATCAGTAAGGCTTCTGCGAAAAGCCAACAGACTGCTGCTTCAACTGGAACTATTGAAGATATGAAAAAAACTTTGGCTGACGAGTACTTCTTGCAGCTAAAAACTCAAAACTTTCACTGGAACGTGGAAGGTCCCTTGTTCTTTTCTTTGCATAAATTATTCGAAGAACAATACGAAGAGATTGCAGAGTATGTCGATAAATCAGCTGAGATTTTAAGAGCATTAAAATCACCAGCTCCTGGCAGTCTGCAAGCATTTAAAAAATTATCAGATGTGGAAGAGTGCACTGAGGAAAAACTCAGTTCAACTAAGATGATCGATATTTTAACAGCCGACCACACCACTCTTGCAGAACTCTACAAAGCCCGTCTGGAAACAGCGGAAAATGAAGAGGAGACGAGTGCTGTGACACTGTATGAGGACTTGATCACATTCCACGAAAAAGCAGCCTGGATGATTCGCAGTCATCTCTCCTAG
- a CDS encoding KH domain-containing protein, translating into MTVEQQLNEARQRIGSIMATVVKEMTSCTDNVEVSFSCGEKTTIYKVELPQEFRGKLIGAQGKNISSLRNILGAMAGNHGFRAIIELVV; encoded by the coding sequence GTGACAGTCGAACAACAATTGAATGAAGCACGTCAACGAATCGGATCAATTATGGCGACAGTGGTAAAGGAAATGACATCTTGTACGGACAACGTCGAAGTCTCATTTTCCTGCGGAGAGAAAACCACGATTTATAAAGTGGAGTTGCCACAGGAATTTCGCGGTAAACTTATCGGGGCTCAGGGCAAGAATATTTCTTCACTGAGAAATATTTTAGGAGCAATGGCAGGGAATCACGGGTTCCGCGCCATCATCGAGCTTGTTGTTTAA
- a CDS encoding Spy/CpxP family protein refolding chaperone — protein MKKLTKLAVIAAFVTPAFAQANSEAELTVSMVDSIVYAKADAPDSCKQVNLTDAQQVSLRDAFFDFNSAKKPLKRDVKSSLRNMKRVFSSSTSTREDAVASQTDVGAKMTALGKLMGDFQLKVFFDILTPEQRDPAMRCLEDLK, from the coding sequence GTGAAAAAGTTAACAAAACTTGCCGTAATCGCAGCATTCGTGACTCCAGCATTTGCTCAAGCAAATAGTGAGGCAGAGCTCACAGTTTCTATGGTTGATTCAATCGTCTACGCAAAAGCCGACGCTCCGGACTCTTGCAAACAAGTGAATTTGACCGATGCCCAACAAGTTTCTTTGCGTGATGCGTTCTTTGATTTCAATAGCGCGAAAAAACCACTTAAAAGAGATGTGAAATCTTCTTTGAGAAATATGAAGCGCGTTTTCTCTAGCTCAACATCGACTCGCGAAGATGCAGTCGCATCTCAAACAGATGTGGGTGCCAAAATGACTGCTTTGGGTAAATTGATGGGCGATTTCCAACTGAAAGTGTTCTTTGATATTTTGACTCCCGAACAACGTGATCCAGCTATGCGCTGTTTGGAAGATCTTAAATAG